In a single window of the Cucumis melo cultivar AY chromosome 11, USDA_Cmelo_AY_1.0, whole genome shotgun sequence genome:
- the LOC103502122 gene encoding histidine kinase 2 — translation MWRGCSGGAGVFLKLSRYLLRMSLSCKFSTANGKFPAGFKLKKAKEHLGLLNSTGKWKKKLLCLRIFVVVIVLSSWFPLRWYNVNNGTKQKASNLFDEETRTLLRHFNVSKNQLQALASLLSDSDRMSSIGCTNDFGSDTSQLNGIACALRLLYWEQGLHKEYVWAEGSADSNVGKCPIRTEKITDNSRQLFSDNITVPFATDLSVSLLSTGNQLCKKITEQAGVLTCLLRKNLKNFSSLLIGCFCILLGVIVFQKISGFHLKLWNKKHRKSNQPLDHQQWVLLRRKQHQQVKESPKGAGKWRKVLLRIFIVVGIVGSIWLFWYLNKTAILRREETLANMCDERARMLQDQFNVSMNHVHALAVLTSTFHHGKQPSAIDQKTFGEYTERTAFERPLTSGVAYALKVNHSEREHFERMHGWTIKKMETEDQTLVQDCNPENLEPAPIRDEYAPVIFSQETVAHIVSIDMMSGKEDRENILRARASGKGVLTSPFKLLKSNHLGVVLTFAVYSTDLPPDATPEQRIEATVGYLGASYDIPSLVEKLLHQLASKQTIVVNVYDTTNESAPINMYGSDFTDTGLPHISKLDFGDPLRRHEMHCRFKHKPPPPWTAINSSVGVLIITLLVGHIFHAAISRIAKVENDYHKMMDLKSLAEAADVAKSQFLATVSHEIRTPMNGVLGMLKLLMDTNLDSNQLDFARTAHESGKDLISLINKVLDQAKIESGSLELESVPFDLRAIVDNVLSPFSLKSNDKGIELAVYVSDLVPEVVIGDPGRFRQIITHLVGNSLKFTHNKGHILVSVHLADEVRGTVDFMDIVLKQGSYIVGDTSNNSCTTFSGLPVVDRWKSWEDFKKFGRTDVEESKMIRILVTVEDTGVGIPQNAQSRIFTPFMQADSSTSRTYGGTGIGLSISKRLVDLMDGEIGFVSEPGIGSTFSFTVSFQKGETSILDTRRPQYDVGVGEFQGLRALVIDNSCIRAEVTRYHLQRLGISVDITLSAESAYQYLSNTSHTRASTQLAMILIDRDIWDKKVGLKFHLLFKEHVDRSVTNVQMNGPKLFLLATPKSSNEHYELKSSGHVNNVISKPLQLDVLISCFREAFGIEKKNQVIIKKPSTLRNLLKEKRILVVDDNAVNIRVAEGALKKYGAVVTCVKCGKDAVALLNPPHNFDACFMDLQMPEMDGYEATRQVRAVECGVNAKITSGEVSIENNKIHWHTPIFAMTADLIQDMSEECLKCGMDGYVAKPFEEEQLYSAVARFFETA, via the exons ATGTGGAGGGGTTGCTCTGGTGGAGCTGGGGTTTTTCTCAAGCTCTCTAGGTACTTACTGAGGATGTCTTTGAGCTGCAAGTTCTCTACTGCTAACGGGAAATTTCCAGCTGGATTTAAGCTGAAGAAGGCTAAGGAACATCTGGGTTTGTTAAATTCTACcggaaaatggaagaagaagcTTCTCTGTCTTCGGATTTTTGTTGTAGTTATAGTTTTGAGCAGTTGGTTTCCCTTGCGTTGGTATAATGTGAATAATGGAACTAAACAGAAGGCCTCGAACTTGTTCGACGAAGAAACTCGAACTTTGCTGCGCCATTTTAATGTAAGCAAGAATCAGCTTCAAGCTTTAGCTTCCTTGTTATCTGACTCAGATCGA ATGTCATCCATTGGTTGCACCAATGATTTTGGATCCGACACATCACAGTTGAATGGAATTGCCTGTGCCCTAAGGCTACTGTACTGGGAGCAAGGTTTGCACAAAGAGTATGTATGGGCTGAAGGAAGTGCAGATTCCAATGTTGGGAAGTGCCCTATCCGAACTGAGAAGATCACTGATAATTCCAGACAATTATTCTCTGATAACATAACTGTTCCATTTGCTACAGATTTATCCGTCTCTTTACTCTCTACTGGAAATCAGCTTTGTAAAAAG ATAACTGAACAAGCAGGAGTTCTAACATGCCTTTTAAGAAAGAACTTGAAGAATTTCTCTAGTTTGTTGATTGGATGTTTTTGCATTCTCCTTGGAGTGATAGTGTTCCAAAAAATATCTGGTTTCCATCTAAAATTGTGGAACAAGAAACATCGAAAGTCAAATCAACCATTGGATCATCAACAGTGGGTCTTACTACGAAGAAAGCAACATCAACAAGTCAAAGAGTCTCCTAAAGGAGCTGGGAAATGGCGGAAGGTGCTTCTAAGAATATTTATTGTAGTTGGAATCGTTGGGTCCATTTGGTTATTTTGGTACCTGAACAAGACAGCCATTTTGAGAAGAGAAGAAACCCTTGCAAATATGTGTGATGAGCGAGCCCGGATGTTGCAGGACCAATTTAATGTTAGCATGAACCATGTTCATGCATTGGCAGTTCTTACCTCTACCTTCCACCATGGAAAACAGCCTTCTGCCATTGATCAG AAAACATTTGGTGAGTATACAGAAAGAACAGCCTTTGAAAGACCACTGACTAGTGGTGTAGCTTATGCTTTGAAAGTTAATCACTCAGAAAGGGAGCATTTTGAGAGGATGCATGGATGGACAATAAAGAAAATGGAGACAGAGGACCAAACTCTTGTTCAAGATTGTAATCCAGAAAATTTGGAACCTGCACCAATTAGAGATGAATATGCACCTGTCATATTTTCTCAAGAAACAGTGGCTCATATAGTTTCTATCGACATGATGTCTGGAAAA GAAGATCGTGAGAACATCTTGCGAGCTAGGGCTTCTGGAAAGGGTGTGCTTACATCTccttttaaacttttgaaatcTAATCACCTTGGAGTGGTCCTCACATTTGCTGTCTATAGCACTGACCTTCCACCAGATGCTACTCCTGAGCAGCGTATTGAAGCTACTGTTGg CTATCTAGGTGCCTCGTATGATATCCCCTCACTGGTGGAAAAGCTTCTGCATCAGCTTGCTAGCAAGCAGACAATTGTTGTGAATGTTTATGATACAACCAATGAATCTGCTCCCATTAACATGTATGGTTCTGATTTTACCGATACTGGGCTACCGCATATTAGTAAACTTGATTTTGGGGATCCTTTAAGAAGGCATGAGATGCATTGTAG ATTCAAGCATAAACCTCCACCTCCTTGGACAGCTATCAATTCATCTGTAGGCGTCCTAATCATTACCTTGCTGGTTGGCCATATTTTTCATGCAGCTATAAGTCGGATTGCAAAAGTGGAGAATGATTATCACAAGATGATGGATCTTAAAAGCCTTGCCGAAGCTGCTGATGTGGCAAAATCACAG TTTCTGGCAACAGTTTCCCATGAGATCAGAACACCAATGAATGGTGTTTTAG GCATGCTAAAATTACTGATGGACACTAACCTTGATTCAAATCAACTGGATTTCGCTCGGACTGCCCACGAGAGCGGAAAAGATTTGATATCACTCATAAATAAGGTTCTTGATCAAGCTAAGATAGAGTCAGGAAGTCTTGAACTTGAATCTGTACCCTTTGATCTGCGTGCTATAGTTGATAATGTGCTCTCACCTTTTTCACTTAAATCCAACGACAAGGGAATTGAG TTGGCTGTTTATGTTTCTGACTTGGTGCCTGAAGTTGTCATTGGTGACCCTGGACGCTTTCGTCAAATAATTACTCATCTTGTTGGAAACTCACTCAAG TTTACTCACAATAAGGGACACATACTAGTCTCAGTGCATCTGGCTGATGAAGTGAGAGGCACAGTTGATTTCATGGACATTGTACTCAAACAAGGCTCATATATTGTTGGAGATACATCAAACAATAGTTGCACTACATTCAGTGGGTTACCTGTGGTAGATAGATGGAAGAGCTGGGAAGATTTCAAAAAGTTCGGCAGGACAGATGTGGAAGAATCCAAAATGATTAGAATACTTGTGACTGTTGAGGATACAGGTGTAGGGATTCCCCAAAACGCACAAAGCCGAATATTCACTCCTTTTATGCAGGCTGATAGTTCCACTTCTCGGACATATGGTGGCACTGGAATAGGATTGAGTATTAGCAAACGTTTGGTGGATCTCATGGATGGGGAGATTGGGTTTGTGAGTGAGCCTGGTATAGGTAGCACATTTTCATTTACGGTATCTTTCCAGAAAGGGGAAACAAGTATTTTGGATACCAGGCGGCCACAGTATGACGTGGGTGTTGGAGAGTTCCAGGGGCTAAGAGCACTAGTAATTGATAATAGCTGCATTCGAGCGGAGGTTACAAGATATCATCTGCAGAGGCTGGGGATTTCTGTTGATATAACTCTGAGTGCAGAATCTGCTTATCAATACCTATCCAATACTTCCCACACAAG AGCATCAACACAATTGGCCATGATTCTCATAGATAGAGACATTTGGGACAAGAAAGTGGGTCTCAAGTTCCATCTTTTGTTTAAAGAGCATGTGGATAGAAGTGTGACAAATGTTCAGATGAATGGTCCAAAGCTCTTTCTCTTGGCAACCCCCAAAAGCTCCAATGAGCACTATGAACTTAAATCTTCTGGTCATGTAAATAATGTGATAAGTAAACCTCTTCAGTTAGACGTGTTGATCAGTTGCTTTCGTGAAGCCTTTGGGATTGAGAAGAAGAATCAAGTAATCATTAAAAAACCATCTACTCTTAGGAATCTGCTGAAAGAAAAGCGTATTTTGGTTGTGGATGACAATGCAGTAAACATAAGGGTGGCAGAAGGTGCACTCAAAAAATATGGAGCCGTTGTAACTTGTGTAAAATGTGGAAAGGATGCTGTGGCTCTCCTCAATCCTCCACATAACTTTGATGCTTGCTTCATGGACCTCCAGATGCCTGAGATGGATGG GTATGAAGCTACAAGACAGGTCCGTGCTGTAGAATGTGGGGTGAATGCGAAAATTACATCTGGAGAAGTGTCAATTGAGAACAATAAGATCCATTGGCACACACCAATATTTGCTATGACGGCAGATTTAATTCAGGATATGAGTGAGGAGTGCTTGAAGTGTGGAATGGATGGTTATGTAGCTAAGCCATTTGAAGAGGAGCAACTTTATTCAGCTGTAGCACGTTTTTTTGAGACTGCTTGA